In one window of Camelus bactrianus isolate YW-2024 breed Bactrian camel chromosome 13, ASM4877302v1, whole genome shotgun sequence DNA:
- the LOC105066434 gene encoding small ribosomal subunit protein eS27-like has product MPLAKDLLHRSPEEEKRKHKKKRLVQSPNSYFMDVKCPGCYKITTIFSHAQTVVLCVGCSTVLCQPTGGKARLTEGCSFRQKQH; this is encoded by the coding sequence ATGCCTCTCGCAAAGGATCTACTTCATCGCTCTCcagaagaggagaagaggaaaCACAAGAAGAAGCGCCTGGTGCAGAGCCCCAACTCCTATTTCATGGATGTGAAATGCCCAGGATGCTATAAAATCACCACCATCTTTAGCCATGCACAAACAGTAGTTTTGTGTGTTGGTTGCTCTACTGTCCTCTGCCAGCCTACAGGAGGAAAAGCAAGGCTTACAGAAGGATGCTCCTTCAGACAGAAGCAGCACTAA